A genomic stretch from Pectobacterium carotovorum includes:
- a CDS encoding DinI-like family protein encodes MFVELVYDKRNVSSIRNAHSLIEGELTKRVHRVFPDAAVKAKAMQANGINTDASKSDKAIIARVVEEMFDESNDWLILD; translated from the coding sequence ATGTTTGTTGAACTAGTCTACGATAAGCGCAACGTTTCCAGTATCCGCAATGCTCACTCGCTAATTGAAGGCGAGCTAACAAAGCGAGTTCACAGAGTCTTTCCAGATGCCGCAGTGAAAGCAAAAGCGATGCAGGCGAACGGCATCAATACCGACGCAAGCAAATCTGATAAAGCGATCATTGCTCGCGTTGTAGAAGAAATGTTCGATGAGTCCAATGATTGGCTGATTCTCGATTGA
- a CDS encoding DsbA family protein: MATVRLHYIYDPLCGWCYGAAPLALAAQEIDGLDLILHGGGMMTGSNSRTITPEWHDYVIPHDRRIAQMTGQTFGENYYEGLLRDTSVVLDSAPPTAAVLAAEAMDDKGMVMLYQIERAHYVSGLKIADAAVLRQCAEEIGLDGDAFSTEFAFIQAETLSKHISASRELLAKVRGQGFPTFALEDGNGNFQQIPAANYLGQVDAWRKVLTQMVNHATA, from the coding sequence GTGGCCACAGTAAGACTGCATTACATTTATGATCCACTGTGCGGCTGGTGCTACGGCGCCGCCCCACTCGCGCTGGCAGCGCAGGAGATTGACGGGCTGGATCTGATCCTCCACGGCGGCGGTATGATGACGGGCAGCAATAGCCGCACCATCACCCCCGAGTGGCACGATTATGTGATTCCCCACGATCGCCGTATTGCGCAAATGACCGGGCAGACCTTCGGGGAAAACTATTACGAAGGGCTGCTGCGCGACACCAGCGTCGTGTTGGATTCTGCGCCACCGACAGCTGCCGTACTCGCTGCGGAAGCGATGGATGACAAAGGCATGGTGATGCTGTACCAGATTGAGCGGGCGCACTACGTTTCCGGGCTCAAGATCGCCGATGCTGCCGTGCTGCGTCAGTGTGCGGAAGAAATCGGCCTGGATGGCGACGCCTTCAGCACCGAGTTCGCCTTTATTCAGGCAGAAACGCTGTCAAAACACATCAGCGCCAGCCGGGAATTACTGGCGAAAGTACGTGGACAAGGTTTCCCCACGTTTGCGCTGGAAGATGGCAACGGGAATTTCCAGCAAATTCCGGCAGCAAACTACCTCGGTCAGGTAGATGCATGGCGCAAGGTGCTGACACAGATGGTCAACCACGCCACCGCATAA
- a CDS encoding LysR family transcriptional regulator, which translates to MAAVSLRHIEIFHAVMTTGNLTEAAALLNTSQPTVSRELARFEKLIQMTLFERLRGRLYPTAQGLQLFEEVQRSYYGLDRIINAASDIRRFQQAQLSVACLPVFSQSLLPDVCKPLLARYPRLNLHIIPQESPLLEEWLSAQRHDLGLTENSLTPAGTERQTLMLLNEVCVLPAGHPLAQKAVLTPQDFADEPFISLSSADSYRQLLDKLFQEQGVSRRMVLETHSAASVCAMVRAGVGLSIVNPLTALDYAASGVVVRPFSIDVPFTVSLIRPLHRPASALVDTVIEQLRQYAAGVPSRLEQVLRR; encoded by the coding sequence CTTACGGCACATCGAGATTTTCCATGCGGTCATGACGACCGGGAATCTGACGGAAGCGGCAGCGCTGCTGAACACCTCGCAGCCGACCGTCAGCCGTGAGCTGGCACGCTTCGAAAAGCTGATTCAGATGACGCTGTTCGAGCGGCTGCGCGGCAGGCTTTACCCCACCGCGCAGGGGCTACAGCTGTTTGAAGAAGTGCAACGCTCGTATTATGGGCTGGATCGGATTATCAACGCCGCCAGCGATATTCGCCGTTTTCAGCAGGCGCAGCTTTCCGTTGCCTGTCTGCCCGTGTTCTCGCAGTCGCTACTACCAGACGTCTGTAAGCCGCTGCTGGCGCGCTACCCGCGGCTTAATCTGCACATCATTCCGCAGGAATCACCGCTGCTGGAAGAGTGGCTGTCCGCCCAGCGCCACGATTTAGGCTTAACGGAAAACAGCCTCACGCCAGCCGGTACAGAGCGGCAAACGCTGATGTTACTTAATGAAGTGTGCGTACTGCCTGCCGGGCATCCGCTGGCGCAAAAAGCGGTGCTCACGCCGCAGGATTTTGCCGATGAGCCCTTTATCAGCCTGTCGAGCGCCGACAGCTATCGCCAACTGCTGGACAAGCTGTTTCAGGAACAGGGCGTGTCGCGCCGGATGGTGCTGGAAACCCACAGCGCGGCATCGGTGTGTGCCATGGTGCGGGCAGGCGTCGGGCTGTCCATCGTCAACCCGCTCACCGCATTGGATTATGCCGCCTCTGGCGTGGTCGTGCGGCCTTTCAGCATCGACGTGCCCTTTACGGTCAGCCTGATTCGTCCGCTGCACCGCCCTGCATCGGCGCTGGTCGACACCGTGATTGAGCAACTCAGACAGTACGCTGCCGGCGTGCCTTCACGTCTGGAACAGGTTCTGCGGCGCTAG
- a CDS encoding MBL fold metallo-hydrolase produces MSKSIAFTVSLLAASLGLASAANAAELKIDVFNPGEASVFPVSSEIISGDKEVVLIDAQFQRNDAQTLVDRIKATGKKLTTVYISHSDPDYYFGLDVIKAAFPDAKIIATQATIDAINASKDGKVAHWGPVLKENAPKEIVVPQPLEGDSFTVDGKKLEVKGLKGPTPDRTYVWIPSLKAVVGGIPVSANIHVWIADTQTPESRVHWRDTLKSIEALKPTIVVPGHFIAPTDYTLKNVTFTLQYLETLEKELAKTKDSAELIAAMKKHYPTLKEESGLELSAKVLKGEMKWPQ; encoded by the coding sequence ATGTCTAAATCTATCGCTTTTACCGTATCTTTACTCGCTGCCTCGCTGGGTCTGGCTTCTGCTGCTAACGCCGCCGAGTTAAAAATTGACGTGTTTAACCCTGGTGAAGCTAGCGTATTCCCTGTTTCTTCCGAAATTATCAGCGGCGATAAAGAAGTCGTCCTGATCGATGCGCAGTTCCAGCGTAACGATGCCCAAACGCTGGTTGATCGCATCAAAGCCACCGGAAAAAAACTGACCACCGTTTATATCAGCCATTCCGACCCTGACTACTACTTCGGTCTGGACGTGATCAAAGCCGCCTTCCCGGACGCGAAAATCATTGCTACTCAGGCCACTATCGACGCGATCAACGCCAGCAAAGACGGCAAAGTGGCGCACTGGGGCCCGGTTCTGAAAGAAAACGCGCCGAAAGAGATCGTGGTTCCTCAGCCGCTGGAAGGCGATAGCTTTACCGTTGACGGCAAAAAACTGGAAGTGAAAGGACTGAAAGGGCCAACGCCGGACCGTACTTACGTCTGGATCCCTTCACTGAAAGCCGTTGTGGGTGGTATTCCGGTGTCTGCCAACATCCACGTCTGGATTGCCGATACCCAAACGCCTGAGTCTCGCGTTCACTGGCGTGACACGCTGAAATCCATTGAAGCGCTGAAGCCGACCATCGTTGTACCGGGTCACTTTATCGCGCCAACAGATTACACCTTGAAAAACGTGACGTTCACGCTGCAATATCTGGAGACGCTGGAGAAAGAGCTGGCAAAAACCAAAGACTCTGCCGAGCTGATCGCTGCAATGAAAAAACACTACCCGACGCTGAAAGAAGAATCGGGTCTTGAGCTGAGCGCCAAGGTCCTGAAAGGTGAAATGAAGTGGCCACAGTAA
- a CDS encoding Ig-like domain-containing protein: MEQKFFRIPFASNGDRQTIPDATQSSGAVSFPSGWGGDYAKDPTVEANAKPVEREAMNAILYAITNAVRQYQTFGFPEYITPADNNGGAFSYSSGAVVRYRAAADQPFKSYVSIADNNTSVPGTDETKWQEFIYREATAQEVTEGTSGTTVVSPRRLKERTDIIDGEIDEINDSLTRVGNLQVAQVNIAAQGQAILNAPTDCVQILIIGHYTADGVESRDYWESQLLVNGTVVNKTPFYGYVTGSRGHGHHRRELLPFSTLVDMQLTAGEAINFDYTSNRGDSSTIFTVFYIQGVSTDKPDVPSAIIISPSSSTVNAGGQQQLAATVLPAGVAADYPVTWSVTDPALGSVDSNGLYTANSGVSGTQSVIASVSTGLASTATITQHIFLTNIDIGNAPPNLIADRTYAVPITYSPPNYTESVQASSSDSTIATLSVDGILTISSGGTATLTLTGASSGVTDSITITATEEVLPEVYLQIDNNLSEIATAGATDQAAARSNLGLAALATKDGLTAAEVGAVPQASASIGIDNLNTVISPGRKFQSLTSNATLARNYPVALAGMLDVIRTTDAGIRQTFYPYNTTEVYHRYCVDVGANPIVFSAWGKSGGDYLEKSQNLLDVPDKPTARDNIGVGYTISTSEPPSSASGYAQGHIWYQV, translated from the coding sequence ATGGAACAGAAATTTTTCCGCATCCCGTTTGCATCGAATGGCGATCGCCAGACTATTCCCGACGCAACACAGAGCAGCGGCGCTGTATCGTTCCCGTCAGGCTGGGGCGGTGATTACGCAAAAGACCCGACTGTAGAAGCTAACGCAAAGCCGGTTGAACGTGAAGCGATGAATGCAATTCTGTACGCCATCACTAACGCTGTGCGCCAGTATCAGACGTTTGGGTTTCCTGAATACATAACGCCGGCAGACAACAACGGCGGGGCGTTTTCGTACAGTTCCGGCGCTGTTGTTCGCTACCGCGCAGCAGCAGACCAGCCGTTTAAATCGTATGTATCGATCGCTGACAACAACACGTCAGTGCCTGGCACGGACGAAACAAAATGGCAGGAGTTCATCTATCGTGAAGCCACCGCTCAGGAAGTCACTGAAGGTACGAGCGGAACGACGGTTGTATCGCCACGGCGACTCAAAGAGCGCACCGACATCATAGACGGCGAGATCGACGAGATTAACGACTCGCTGACCCGCGTGGGCAACCTGCAAGTTGCACAAGTGAATATCGCCGCTCAAGGGCAGGCGATACTGAACGCGCCGACCGACTGCGTGCAGATTTTGATCATCGGTCACTACACGGCAGACGGTGTAGAGAGCCGTGATTATTGGGAGAGTCAACTTTTAGTGAATGGCACAGTCGTCAATAAAACCCCATTTTACGGGTATGTGACTGGTTCGCGTGGACATGGACACCACCGCCGCGAATTGCTGCCATTCAGCACGCTGGTGGATATGCAACTTACAGCCGGTGAGGCTATAAACTTTGATTACACCAGTAACAGAGGTGATAGCAGCACGATATTTACTGTTTTCTACATCCAGGGCGTCAGCACCGATAAACCGGATGTGCCGTCCGCGATTATCATTTCCCCGTCAAGCAGCACAGTAAACGCTGGTGGACAGCAGCAGTTGGCTGCAACTGTTTTACCTGCTGGTGTTGCCGCTGATTACCCCGTTACATGGAGCGTAACCGATCCTGCGCTAGGTAGCGTCGATAGTAACGGCCTGTACACAGCAAACAGCGGCGTCAGCGGCACTCAGAGCGTAATCGCCAGTGTATCAACCGGGTTAGCCTCTACCGCAACGATAACACAGCATATTTTCCTGACTAATATCGATATCGGCAATGCTCCGCCAAATCTGATTGCTGACAGAACGTACGCCGTACCGATCACGTACAGCCCGCCCAACTACACTGAATCGGTGCAGGCATCATCGTCTGATTCGACAATAGCTACGCTATCAGTTGACGGCATATTAACGATCAGCTCTGGTGGAACGGCAACGCTCACGCTCACAGGTGCCAGCTCAGGCGTTACTGATTCGATAACAATCACTGCGACTGAAGAAGTCTTGCCTGAAGTTTACTTGCAGATCGATAACAATCTATCTGAGATTGCCACCGCTGGCGCGACAGATCAGGCCGCAGCGCGGAGCAATCTAGGGCTGGCGGCGCTGGCAACAAAAGACGGGCTCACGGCTGCTGAAGTTGGTGCTGTTCCGCAAGCCAGCGCATCAATCGGGATTGATAACCTGAATACCGTCATATCACCTGGTCGTAAATTTCAGTCGTTAACGAGCAATGCGACGTTAGCGCGGAATTATCCCGTCGCACTTGCTGGCATGCTGGACGTCATCAGAACGACCGACGCAGGCATTCGCCAGACGTTCTACCCGTATAACACGACCGAGGTGTATCACCGCTACTGCGTTGACGTGGGCGCGAATCCTATCGTGTTTAGTGCGTGGGGGAAATCGGGCGGAGACTATCTGGAGAAATCCCAGAATCTGCTGGACGTACCTGACAAACCGACAGCGCGCGATAACATAGGGGTGGGATACACGATATCGACGAGTGAACCGCCATCCAGCGCCAGCGGATACGCTCAGGGCCATATCTGGTATCAGGTTTAG
- a CDS encoding SMI1/KNR4 family protein: protein MNEQWSVFETWLEAHWPEGRKALNPPATEQEIEALEHALGTSLPEDYKACLRIHNGQDTYSGSIFENTEFLSTHAVLEQWEIWQSLLSEGQFEGIESSPEDGIKADWWNAKWIPFTHNGGGDHYCLDLDPATGGQHGQIITMWHDMDEREKLSSSFADWFQSYVSDVIAGKYVYSDEYGGLTPIDEL from the coding sequence ATGAACGAACAGTGGTCTGTTTTTGAAACATGGTTGGAAGCACACTGGCCTGAAGGACGCAAAGCGCTCAATCCCCCCGCCACGGAACAAGAGATCGAGGCGCTTGAACACGCGCTTGGCACCTCTCTGCCCGAGGACTATAAAGCCTGCCTGCGTATTCACAACGGGCAAGATACCTACTCCGGCAGCATTTTTGAGAACACAGAATTCTTATCCACACATGCGGTACTGGAACAATGGGAAATCTGGCAGTCGCTGCTTAGTGAAGGGCAATTTGAGGGCATCGAGTCCAGCCCGGAAGACGGCATCAAGGCCGACTGGTGGAATGCAAAGTGGATCCCCTTCACCCACAACGGCGGCGGCGATCACTACTGTCTCGATCTCGATCCGGCTACCGGAGGCCAGCACGGCCAGATTATTACCATGTGGCACGACATGGACGAGAGAGAGAAACTGTCTTCCTCATTCGCAGACTGGTTCCAGAGCTATGTCTCCGACGTGATTGCCGGAAAGTACGTTTACTCTGATGAATACGGCGGGCTGACACCGATTGATGAGCTATGA
- a CDS encoding LysR family transcriptional regulator: MDRITAAEVFVTIIDRGSMIAAAETLDMSRAMVTRYLAEMEAWAGARLLHRTTRKLSLTDAGEKTLARCREMLALTADMRVEAETDDATLSGLLRLSCSQSLAQSALGMAITAFLRHHPRVAIDLQMNNRAVNLVEERIDLALRITNELDPNLIARPLARCESVLCASPSYLNEHGIPRQLTDLSIHNCLTYTYFGKSLWHFSRGDEKFTIPVSGNLSGNESLVLLAGALEGAGIALQPRYSVTPYLASGQLVALLPEYRPQAMGIYGIYTSRRQMPAALRTLLDFLVDWFAHDPRWRALAQPSAQ, translated from the coding sequence ATGGATCGCATTACGGCAGCAGAAGTGTTCGTGACTATTATAGACCGCGGCAGCATGATCGCGGCGGCAGAGACGCTGGACATGTCCCGGGCGATGGTGACGCGCTATCTGGCGGAGATGGAAGCGTGGGCAGGGGCGCGGTTACTGCACCGCACGACGCGCAAGCTGAGCCTGACCGATGCCGGGGAAAAAACGCTGGCGCGCTGTCGGGAGATGCTGGCGCTGACGGCGGATATGCGCGTCGAGGCCGAGACCGACGATGCCACGTTAAGCGGTTTGCTGCGTCTTAGCTGTTCGCAGTCGCTGGCGCAGAGTGCGCTCGGCATGGCGATCACGGCTTTCCTGCGGCACCATCCTCGGGTCGCTATCGATCTGCAAATGAATAACCGCGCGGTGAATCTGGTCGAGGAGCGTATCGATCTGGCGTTGCGCATCACCAACGAACTGGATCCCAATCTGATTGCCCGACCGTTGGCACGCTGTGAGTCGGTGCTGTGTGCATCGCCTTCTTATTTGAATGAACACGGTATTCCGAGACAGTTGACCGATCTCTCGATTCACAACTGCCTGACTTATACCTATTTCGGCAAAAGCCTGTGGCATTTTTCCCGCGGCGATGAAAAATTTACGATTCCGGTTAGCGGTAATCTGAGCGGCAATGAATCGCTGGTGCTGCTGGCGGGCGCGCTGGAAGGGGCTGGGATTGCGCTGCAACCGCGCTATTCTGTGACACCTTATCTCGCCAGCGGACAGCTGGTGGCGCTGTTGCCGGAATACCGTCCGCAGGCGATGGGGATTTATGGCATTTACACCTCGCGCCGCCAGATGCCTGCCGCGCTGCGTACTCTGCTGGATTTTCTGGTGGACTGGTTTGCTCACGACCCTCGCTGGCGGGCGCTGGCACAGCCATCGGCGCAGTGA